In Mycobacterium gallinarum, a single window of DNA contains:
- the ftsR gene encoding transcriptional regulator FtsR, with translation MSQPDTPALTGMSIGAVLDLLRPDFPDVTISKIRFLEAEGLVTPERTASGYRRFTAYDCARLRFVLTAQRDQYLPLKVIKAQLDAHPDGELPHTGSAYGVPRLVPVSGDDPDSGAGVSGVAPTQVRLSREDLLNRSGVDDELLTALVKAGVITPGRAGFFDEHSVTIAQCARALADYGVEARHLRAFRSAADRQSDLIAQIAGPVVKAGKAGARDRADDLAREVAALAITLHTSLIKSAVRDVLDR, from the coding sequence ATGAGTCAGCCCGACACCCCCGCTCTGACTGGGATGTCGATCGGAGCGGTCCTCGATCTGCTGCGACCGGACTTCCCGGACGTGACCATCTCCAAGATCAGGTTCCTGGAGGCCGAAGGACTGGTCACGCCAGAGCGCACGGCGTCGGGCTACCGTCGGTTCACCGCCTACGACTGCGCCCGTCTGCGGTTCGTCCTGACCGCCCAGCGCGACCAGTACCTGCCCTTGAAAGTCATCAAGGCGCAGCTGGACGCCCATCCCGACGGCGAGTTGCCGCACACCGGATCCGCTTACGGGGTACCGCGTTTGGTGCCGGTGTCGGGCGACGATCCAGACTCCGGCGCCGGGGTATCAGGCGTCGCGCCGACGCAGGTGCGGCTGTCACGCGAGGACCTGCTGAATCGCTCTGGCGTCGACGACGAACTCCTGACGGCACTGGTCAAGGCGGGCGTGATCACTCCCGGCCGGGCCGGCTTCTTCGACGAGCACTCCGTGACGATCGCCCAGTGCGCTCGCGCGCTGGCGGACTACGGCGTCGAAGCGCGTCACCTCCGCGCGTTCCGATCGGCGGCCGACCGTCAGTCTGACCTGATCGCACAGATCGCGGGGCCTGTGGTCAAGGCGGGTAAGGCAGGTGCCCGGGACCGCGCCGACGATCTGGCGCGTGAGGTGGCGGCGCTCGCCATCACGTTGCACACGTCATTGATCAAGTCGGCGGTGCGCGACGTTCTTGATCGCTGA
- the garA gene encoding glycogen accumulation regulator GarA encodes MTDKDQNSGADQTSDDVTVETTSVFRADFLNELDAPAAAGSEGAVTGVEGLPVGSALLVVKRGPNAGSRFLLDQPTTSAGRHPDSDIFLDDVTVSRRHAEFRLESNEFQVVDVGSLNGTYVNREPVDSAVLANGDEVQIGKFRLVFLTGPKGDDEGGPG; translated from the coding sequence GTGACGGACAAGGACCAGAATTCCGGGGCGGACCAGACGTCTGACGATGTCACCGTGGAAACGACATCAGTCTTCCGCGCGGACTTTCTCAACGAGTTGGACGCCCCGGCAGCGGCGGGCTCCGAAGGAGCGGTCACGGGGGTCGAGGGCCTGCCCGTCGGTTCTGCCCTGCTGGTCGTCAAGCGCGGACCCAACGCCGGCTCACGGTTTCTGCTGGATCAGCCCACCACGTCGGCGGGTCGACATCCCGATAGCGACATTTTCCTCGATGATGTGACGGTGAGCCGTCGTCACGCCGAGTTCAGGCTCGAGAGCAACGAGTTCCAGGTCGTCGACGTCGGCAGTCTTAACGGCACCTACGTCAACCGGGAGCCCGTGGATTCCGCGGTGCTCGCCAACGGCGACGAGGTGCAGATCGGCAAGTTCCGCCTGGTGTTCCTGACCGGGCCCAAGGGTGACGACGAAGGTGGGCCCGGCTAG
- the gcvH gene encoding glycine cleavage system protein GcvH, translating into MSEIPADLHYTEEHEWVQRTGDDTVRVGITDYAQSALGDVVFVQLPDVGADVTAGESFGEVESTKSVSDLYAPLSAKVLAVNGDLEGNPQLVNSDPYGAGWLLDLQVDSGALADGLGKLLDADGYRATVSE; encoded by the coding sequence GTGAGCGAAATCCCAGCCGACCTGCACTACACCGAGGAACACGAGTGGGTGCAGCGCACCGGTGACGACACCGTCCGCGTCGGGATCACCGACTACGCGCAGTCAGCGTTGGGCGACGTCGTTTTCGTCCAGTTGCCGGACGTCGGCGCCGACGTGACCGCGGGCGAGTCGTTCGGCGAGGTGGAGTCCACGAAGTCGGTTTCGGACCTGTACGCGCCGCTCAGCGCGAAAGTCCTTGCGGTGAATGGTGATCTAGAGGGCAATCCCCAGCTCGTCAACTCCGACCCCTACGGCGCAGGTTGGCTGCTGGACCTGCAGGTCGACTCCGGTGCGCTGGCCGACGGCCTTGGCAAGCTTCTGGACGCCGACGGCTACCGCGCCACAGTGAGCGAATGA
- a CDS encoding DUF881 domain-containing protein, with amino-acid sequence MTDDTPAHSAEPDQHGRHELPPDAPSPEIGELHRGGVVGVAARGRSQIVFGALAMVLCVLLGLAIITQVRQTESGDSLETARPADLLVLLDSLQQREAALNTEVAELQRTLAQLQASGSSDQAAIESAQARLAALSILIGTVPATGPGVTLTITDTTPGVPAETMLDVINELRNAGAEAMEIRGGGSAVRVGLDTWLVGSPGALVADSVTLNPPYSVLAIGDPPTLAAAMNIPGGATDSVERVGGSMDVQQSDRVDITALRQPKPRQYAQPVK; translated from the coding sequence TTGACCGACGACACCCCTGCCCACTCGGCCGAGCCCGATCAGCACGGCCGCCACGAATTGCCGCCGGATGCGCCGTCACCCGAGATCGGCGAGCTGCATCGCGGCGGGGTCGTCGGCGTCGCGGCGCGCGGTCGGTCGCAGATCGTGTTCGGTGCACTCGCCATGGTGCTGTGCGTGCTGCTGGGGCTGGCGATCATCACGCAGGTGCGGCAGACCGAATCGGGCGACTCGCTGGAGACCGCCCGCCCCGCCGACCTGCTGGTGCTCTTGGACTCCCTGCAGCAACGCGAGGCGGCCCTGAACACCGAAGTGGCCGAACTGCAGCGCACGCTGGCGCAACTGCAGGCCTCCGGCAGCAGCGATCAAGCGGCGATCGAGAGCGCGCAGGCTCGGCTTGCCGCGCTGTCGATCCTGATCGGCACGGTGCCCGCCACCGGCCCGGGCGTGACGCTGACCATCACCGACACCACCCCGGGAGTGCCGGCCGAAACGATGCTCGATGTGATCAACGAGCTGCGCAACGCCGGGGCCGAAGCGATGGAGATCCGCGGGGGAGGATCTGCGGTACGCGTGGGCCTGGACACCTGGCTTGTCGGGAGCCCCGGCGCGCTGGTCGCCGACAGTGTGACACTCAACCCGCCGTATTCAGTTCTGGCGATTGGTGATCCACCCACACTGGCTGCGGCGATGAACATTCCCGGCGGCGCGACGGACAGCGTCGAGCGGGTCGGCGGCTCGATGGACGTGCAGCAGTCCGACAGAGTGGACATCACCGCCTTGCGGCAACCGAAACCTCGCCAATACGCTCAGCCAGTCAAGTGA
- a CDS encoding small basic family protein, with translation MIGIAALVIGIVLGLVFHPDVPEFVQPYLPIAVVAALDAVFGGLRAYLERIFDSKVFVVSFVFNVLVAALIVYVGDQLGVGTQLSTAIIVVLGIRIFGNAAALRRRLFGA, from the coding sequence GTGATCGGGATCGCCGCACTCGTCATCGGCATCGTCCTCGGGTTGGTGTTCCACCCGGACGTGCCCGAGTTCGTCCAGCCGTATCTACCGATCGCCGTCGTCGCCGCACTCGACGCCGTGTTCGGCGGTCTGCGCGCCTATCTGGAACGCATCTTCGATTCGAAGGTGTTTGTCGTGTCCTTTGTGTTCAACGTGTTGGTCGCCGCGCTCATCGTCTACGTCGGAGACCAACTGGGGGTCGGCACACAGCTGTCCACCGCCATCATCGTGGTGCTGGGCATCCGGATCTTCGGGAACGCGGCCGCGTTGCGGCGCAGACTGTTCGGCGCGTGA
- a CDS encoding DUF881 domain-containing protein, with amino-acid sequence MSQLGGYDPEAGRSAHVANRPTLIPVPSLLRSLLSDHLDPGYQAAADAKEHGEQRKRWQTWAWQITGAVLIALVFVAAVGQARSTAPGVRETQHVLSGSVRSAEAAVADASSRRDALAAEVDTEQRQRLEGDARGQQLLGQLDESNLAAAATAVIGPGLQITVNDPGMSVDLSDVSKERVPGSQQVILDRDLQQVVNSLWLSGAEAVSVGGVRIGPNVTIRQAGSSILVDNQPISSPYVILAVGPPHAMQDIFDRSAGLHRLRLLETSYGVGVQVSTSEALTLPASPIREVNFAKEIGQ; translated from the coding sequence ATGAGTCAGCTCGGCGGCTACGACCCGGAAGCCGGACGAAGCGCCCATGTGGCGAATCGCCCGACGTTGATTCCGGTGCCGTCGTTACTGCGCTCCCTGTTGTCGGACCATCTGGATCCCGGCTACCAGGCGGCCGCGGATGCGAAAGAACACGGCGAGCAGCGCAAGCGGTGGCAGACGTGGGCGTGGCAGATCACGGGCGCGGTGTTGATTGCGCTGGTATTCGTCGCCGCGGTCGGCCAGGCCCGGTCCACCGCACCCGGCGTGCGGGAGACCCAACACGTGCTCTCCGGCAGCGTGCGTTCCGCCGAGGCGGCGGTGGCCGACGCCTCGAGCCGACGCGATGCGCTGGCCGCCGAGGTGGACACCGAACAGCGCCAACGCCTGGAGGGTGACGCGCGCGGCCAACAACTGCTTGGCCAACTCGACGAATCGAACCTCGCCGCCGCGGCCACCGCCGTGATCGGGCCGGGTCTGCAGATCACCGTCAACGATCCGGGAATGTCGGTGGACCTGTCCGACGTGTCGAAGGAGCGGGTGCCCGGCAGTCAGCAGGTGATCCTCGACCGCGACCTGCAGCAGGTGGTCAATTCGCTATGGCTCAGCGGCGCGGAGGCGGTCTCGGTCGGCGGTGTGCGCATCGGGCCGAACGTGACGATCCGGCAGGCGGGCAGCAGCATCCTCGTCGACAATCAACCGATCAGCAGCCCATACGTCATTCTCGCCGTCGGACCGCCCCACGCGATGCAGGACATCTTCGATCGCAGTGCCGGACTGCACCGGCTTCGGCTGCTGGAAACGTCGTACGGTGTCGGAGTCCAGGTGAGCACCTCCGAGGCGCTCACCCTGCCGGCGAGTCCGATTCGGGAAGTCAACTTCGCCAAGGAGATTGGGCAGTGA
- a CDS encoding CDP-alcohol phosphatidyltransferase family protein: MQEPRDRVLTVPNVLSALRLVLVPVFLWLLLVVHENAWAVAVLMFSGVSDWADGKIARLVDNQSSRLGELLDPAVDRIYMVAIPIAMAIHGSVPWWIVLTLLGRDVVLAATLPLLRSRGLTALPVTYIGKAATFALMSGLPLILLGQWDALWSRVILACGWAFLIWGLAMYLWSGVLYLIQVSMVMRQMPKVGR; this comes from the coding sequence ATGCAGGAGCCGCGCGACCGGGTACTGACGGTGCCCAACGTGCTCAGCGCGCTACGTCTGGTGCTGGTGCCGGTTTTCCTCTGGCTGCTGCTGGTGGTGCACGAGAACGCATGGGCCGTGGCCGTGCTCATGTTCAGCGGCGTCTCGGACTGGGCCGACGGCAAGATCGCGCGGCTGGTCGACAATCAGTCGTCGCGGCTCGGAGAGCTGCTGGACCCGGCAGTGGACCGCATCTACATGGTCGCCATCCCGATCGCGATGGCCATTCACGGATCGGTGCCGTGGTGGATCGTGCTGACCCTGCTCGGTCGCGACGTCGTGCTGGCCGCCACGCTGCCACTGCTGCGCAGTAGGGGGCTGACCGCGCTACCGGTCACCTACATCGGCAAGGCGGCGACGTTCGCGCTGATGTCGGGGCTTCCGCTGATTCTGCTCGGGCAGTGGGATGCGTTGTGGAGCCGGGTGATTCTCGCGTGCGGCTGGGCGTTCCTGATCTGGGGTCTGGCGATGTACCTATGGTCGGGCGTGCTGTATCTGATCCAGGTTTCGATGGTGATGCGTCAAATGCCCAAAGTGGGCCGCTGA
- the secA2 gene encoding accessory Sec system translocase SecA2: MAKTKTRTSGRVSSRFWRMLGASTDRDQASSMAQVSDSAEFDAKAADLDDEQLLKAARLLNLDDLADSADIPQFLAIAREASVRTTSLRPFDVQLHAALRMLAGDVVEMATGEGKTLSGAIAAAGYAIGGRHVHVITINDYLARRDAGWMGPLIEALGLTVGWVTAESTADERRKAYECDVTYGSVNEIGFDVLRDQLVTDVDDLVSPNPDVAVIDEADSVLVDEALVPLVLAGTTHRETPKVELIRMVGELTEGKDYETDSDSRNVHLTESGAQKLEAKLGGINLYSEEHVGSTLTEVNVALHAHVLLQRDVHYIVRDNAVHLINSSRGRIAQLQRWPDGLQAAVEAKEGIETTETGEVLDTITVQALIDRYPTVCGMTGTALAAGEQLRQFYKLGVSPIPPNTPNIREDEEDRVYVTAAAKAAAIVEHIVEVHKTRQPVLVGTRDVAESEDLHERLVKAGVPAVVLNAKNDAEEAAVIAEAGALGSVTVSTQMAGRGTDIRLGGSDEADHDDVAELGGLHVIGTGRHNTERLDNQLRGRAGRQGDPGSSVFFSSWEDDVVAAHLDANKLPMQTDEDGRIVSPKAASYLDSAQRIAEGRMLDVHANTWRYNQLIAQQRAILVERRDTLLRTPTARDELRELSPDRYDELVEQVGEEKLEKICRLIMLYHLDRGWADHLAFLADIRESIHLRALGRQNPLDEFHRMAVDAFASLAADAIEAAQQTFDTAASIEDEPGVDLSKLARPTSTWTYMVHDNPLADDTLSALSLPGVFR; encoded by the coding sequence GTGGCGAAGACCAAAACCCGCACCTCAGGTCGTGTCAGCAGTCGGTTCTGGCGGATGCTCGGGGCGAGCACCGACAGGGACCAGGCGTCGTCGATGGCTCAGGTGAGCGACTCGGCGGAGTTCGACGCGAAGGCCGCTGACCTCGACGACGAGCAACTGCTCAAAGCCGCCAGGCTGCTGAATCTCGACGACCTCGCCGATTCCGCGGACATTCCGCAATTCCTGGCGATCGCACGCGAGGCATCCGTCCGGACCACCTCACTGCGGCCGTTCGACGTGCAACTGCATGCGGCCCTGCGGATGCTTGCGGGCGATGTCGTCGAGATGGCCACCGGTGAAGGCAAAACCCTCTCGGGTGCCATAGCCGCAGCGGGGTATGCGATCGGCGGCCGGCATGTGCACGTCATCACGATCAACGACTACCTGGCTCGCCGCGACGCCGGGTGGATGGGCCCGCTGATCGAAGCGCTGGGCCTGACCGTCGGCTGGGTCACCGCCGAATCGACGGCCGACGAGCGGCGCAAGGCCTATGAATGCGACGTCACCTACGGCTCGGTCAACGAGATCGGGTTCGACGTCCTGCGGGACCAACTGGTCACCGACGTCGACGATCTGGTGTCGCCGAACCCCGATGTCGCGGTGATCGACGAAGCCGACTCGGTGCTCGTCGACGAAGCCTTGGTGCCGTTGGTATTGGCGGGCACCACGCACCGCGAGACCCCCAAAGTCGAACTGATCCGGATGGTCGGCGAACTGACCGAGGGCAAGGACTACGAGACCGACTCCGACAGCCGCAACGTGCACCTCACCGAGAGCGGTGCGCAGAAGCTCGAAGCCAAGCTCGGCGGTATCAACCTGTACTCCGAGGAACACGTCGGCTCCACCCTGACCGAGGTCAACGTCGCGCTGCACGCCCACGTGCTGTTGCAACGCGACGTGCACTACATCGTTCGTGACAACGCCGTGCACCTCATCAACTCCTCGCGTGGCCGCATTGCCCAGCTGCAGCGCTGGCCCGACGGACTGCAGGCCGCGGTGGAGGCCAAAGAGGGCATCGAGACCACCGAGACCGGCGAGGTGCTCGACACGATCACAGTCCAGGCCCTCATCGACCGGTACCCGACGGTGTGCGGCATGACCGGCACCGCCTTGGCGGCCGGCGAGCAGCTACGCCAGTTCTACAAACTCGGTGTGTCGCCAATTCCCCCGAATACTCCCAACATTCGCGAGGACGAAGAGGATCGCGTATACGTCACTGCGGCTGCCAAGGCCGCCGCGATCGTCGAGCACATCGTCGAGGTGCACAAGACCCGCCAGCCGGTGCTGGTCGGTACTCGCGACGTCGCCGAGTCTGAGGACCTGCACGAGCGCCTGGTCAAGGCGGGGGTGCCCGCCGTCGTGCTCAACGCGAAGAACGACGCTGAGGAAGCCGCGGTCATCGCCGAGGCCGGCGCGCTCGGATCGGTGACGGTGTCCACCCAGATGGCCGGTCGCGGAACTGACATCCGGCTCGGCGGGTCCGACGAAGCCGACCATGACGACGTCGCCGAACTGGGCGGGCTGCACGTCATCGGCACCGGGCGGCACAACACCGAGCGGCTGGACAATCAGCTGCGCGGACGCGCCGGACGTCAGGGCGACCCAGGATCGTCGGTGTTCTTCTCCAGCTGGGAAGACGACGTGGTGGCCGCTCACCTCGATGCGAACAAGTTGCCGATGCAGACCGACGAAGACGGCCGCATCGTCAGCCCCAAGGCGGCCAGCTACCTGGACAGCGCACAGCGCATCGCCGAGGGCCGCATGCTCGACGTGCACGCCAACACGTGGCGCTACAACCAGCTGATCGCTCAGCAGCGCGCCATCCTGGTGGAGCGCCGCGACACCTTGTTGCGCACGCCGACCGCGCGCGACGAGCTGCGGGAGCTGTCGCCGGACCGCTACGACGAGCTGGTGGAGCAGGTCGGCGAGGAGAAACTCGAGAAGATCTGCCGCCTGATCATGCTCTACCACCTCGACCGCGGCTGGGCCGATCACCTGGCGTTCCTCGCTGACATCCGGGAGAGCATCCATCTGCGGGCCCTCGGCAGGCAGAACCCGCTCGACGAATTCCACCGGATGGCCGTCGACGCGTTCGCCTCGCTGGCCGCCGACGCGATCGAGGCCGCGCAGCAGACCTTCGACACGGCGGCCTCGATCGAGGACGAACCGGGCGTCGACCTGTCCAAGCTGGCCCGGCCGACCTCGACGTGGACGTACATGGTGCACGACAACCCGCTGGCCGACGACACCTTGTCGGCGCTGAGTTTGCCGGGGGTATTCCGCTAG
- a CDS encoding GNAT family N-acetyltransferase, whose product MDVRLHDSVDEFRAFAEPLYRRDPVAHTIELTLLLGGTFPDDSLLLTLWRDGEPLGAALQTPPYPLVCSGIPPSAVDAATAELVDRRPGLPGVRGMRTTALTFAEAWQAMTGQTATVNTEERLYRLGTLRTPVGVRGSGRLATDEDRDLIVDWVGQFFGEAFSGVSNDGAEFVDAAERKGDRFTLWTVDDVLVSMAMLRAPAADASRIGPVFTPPDCRGHGYGSAVTAAAAQLAHRSGTADVVLFADLANPVSNSIYQRIGFEAVADCVRVDFASAG is encoded by the coding sequence ATGGATGTGCGGCTTCATGATTCCGTCGACGAGTTCCGCGCCTTCGCGGAGCCGTTGTATCGACGCGACCCCGTCGCCCACACCATCGAGCTGACGCTGCTGCTTGGCGGAACCTTTCCGGACGACTCGCTGCTGCTGACTTTATGGCGGGACGGTGAACCGTTGGGTGCGGCTCTGCAGACGCCGCCCTATCCGTTGGTGTGCAGCGGAATTCCGCCTAGTGCTGTCGACGCCGCTACCGCGGAGCTCGTCGATCGGCGGCCCGGACTGCCCGGCGTTCGCGGTATGCGCACAACTGCGCTCACCTTCGCCGAAGCGTGGCAAGCCATGACCGGACAAACCGCGACCGTGAACACCGAGGAGCGGCTCTATCGGCTGGGAACGTTGCGCACTCCTGTCGGAGTCCGCGGCTCGGGCCGGCTTGCCACCGACGAGGACCGCGATCTGATCGTCGACTGGGTGGGGCAGTTCTTCGGTGAGGCCTTCAGCGGGGTGTCGAACGACGGAGCCGAGTTCGTCGACGCGGCGGAGCGCAAGGGAGACCGCTTCACGCTGTGGACCGTCGATGACGTCCTGGTGAGCATGGCGATGCTGCGCGCACCGGCGGCGGACGCGTCGCGGATCGGCCCCGTGTTCACGCCGCCCGACTGCCGCGGCCACGGCTACGGATCGGCCGTCACCGCCGCCGCCGCCCAACTCGCACATCGCAGCGGAACCGCCGACGTGGTGCTGTTCGCCGATCTCGCCAACCCGGTTTCCAACTCCATTTATCAGCGAATCGGCTTCGAAGCCGTCGCGGACTGCGTGCGCGTCGACTTCGCGTCCGCCGGCTGA
- a CDS encoding acetolactate synthase, translating to MSNDAPASDASSVNAGHLIARRLRASGIDTVFTLSGGHLFSIYDGCHAENIRLIDTRHEQTAAFAAEGWSKVTRVPGVAALTAGPGVTNGMSAMAAAQQNQSPLVVLGGRAPAARWGQGSLQEIDHVPFVAPLTRFAATAQSPDAVGSLIDDALRAAAGVGGQSTGVSFVDFPMDHVFGIAHDDGAPGALPGTSASVPPDANAVDVAVRLLSEAQRPVIMAGTNVWWGHGETALLRVAETLRIPVLMNGMARGTVPADHDLAFSRARSKALREADVAVVIGVPMDFRLGFGGVFGPDTTLLVVDRVQPDRPHPREVAAEMYGDLTTTLAALASATRSDHEAWIADLRTTETTARAAEAAELADDRTPLHPMRVYAELSELLDRDAIVVIDAGDFGSYAGRVIDSYVPGAWLDSGPFGCLGSGPGYALAAKLARPDRQVVLLQGDGAFGFSGMEWDTLVRHGVHVVSIIGNNGIWALEKHPMEMLYGYSVVAELRPGTRYDQVVTALGGHGELVATPADLRPALERAFAAGLPAVVNTLTDPTVAYPRRSNLG from the coding sequence ATGAGCAATGACGCTCCCGCTTCCGATGCCTCTTCCGTCAACGCCGGACACCTCATCGCCCGGCGACTGCGAGCCAGCGGAATCGACACCGTCTTCACGCTGTCCGGCGGACATCTGTTCTCCATCTACGACGGCTGCCACGCCGAGAACATTCGCCTGATCGACACTCGACACGAACAGACCGCGGCGTTCGCCGCCGAGGGCTGGTCGAAGGTGACCCGCGTACCCGGCGTGGCGGCACTCACCGCCGGACCCGGCGTCACCAACGGGATGAGCGCAATGGCCGCCGCTCAACAGAACCAATCGCCACTGGTGGTGCTCGGTGGCCGCGCACCCGCGGCGCGCTGGGGACAGGGCTCGCTGCAGGAAATCGACCACGTACCGTTCGTTGCGCCGCTGACCCGATTCGCGGCGACCGCGCAGTCGCCGGACGCCGTCGGCTCGCTGATCGACGACGCGCTGCGCGCCGCGGCGGGAGTCGGCGGCCAGTCGACCGGGGTGTCGTTCGTCGACTTCCCGATGGATCACGTATTCGGCATCGCTCATGACGATGGCGCACCGGGCGCGCTGCCCGGTACGTCGGCGTCGGTGCCGCCTGACGCCAATGCCGTCGACGTGGCCGTCCGGCTGCTCAGCGAGGCCCAGCGGCCCGTCATCATGGCGGGCACCAACGTGTGGTGGGGCCATGGCGAGACCGCACTGCTGCGCGTGGCCGAAACGCTGCGTATCCCAGTGCTGATGAACGGCATGGCGCGCGGCACTGTGCCCGCCGATCACGACCTCGCATTTTCGCGAGCGCGGTCGAAAGCGTTGCGGGAGGCCGACGTTGCCGTCGTCATCGGCGTGCCGATGGACTTCCGGCTGGGCTTCGGCGGCGTGTTCGGACCCGACACCACCCTGCTCGTGGTCGACCGCGTTCAACCCGACCGACCGCATCCTCGCGAGGTCGCCGCCGAAATGTACGGGGATCTGACAACCACCCTGGCCGCGCTGGCGAGCGCGACGCGATCCGACCACGAGGCCTGGATCGCCGATCTGCGCACCACGGAAACCACCGCGCGGGCCGCAGAGGCCGCCGAGTTGGCCGATGACCGCACGCCGCTGCACCCGATGCGGGTGTACGCCGAACTAAGCGAGCTGCTGGACCGCGACGCGATCGTCGTCATCGACGCCGGCGATTTCGGCTCCTACGCGGGCCGGGTCATCGACAGCTATGTGCCCGGCGCGTGGCTGGACAGCGGCCCGTTCGGCTGCCTGGGGTCGGGACCCGGTTATGCGCTGGCCGCGAAGCTGGCCCGGCCCGACCGGCAGGTCGTGCTGCTGCAAGGCGACGGTGCATTCGGGTTCTCCGGGATGGAGTGGGACACGCTGGTGCGGCACGGAGTTCACGTGGTGTCGATAATCGGCAACAACGGAATCTGGGCGCTGGAAAAACACCCCATGGAGATGCTGTACGGCTACTCGGTGGTGGCCGAGTTGCGGCCCGGCACCCGCTACGACCAGGTCGTCACCGCACTGGGTGGCCACGGTGAACTGGTGGCGACGCCGGCCGACCTGCGGCCGGCGCTGGAGCGGGCCTTCGCCGCCGGACTGCCCGCGGTCGTCAACACACTGACCGATCCGACGGTGGCATACCCGCGCCGCTCCAATCTGGGCTGA